The following proteins come from a genomic window of Candidatus Leptovillus gracilis:
- a CDS encoding alpha/beta fold hydrolase, which translates to MLLPPAVDAERRIFNSPRSGRLSYYVDKQGAGRPLVLIHSINAAPSAFEVKPLFDYYRGKRPVYALDLPGFGFSDRSERPYTVELYVDAILDFLRSEVGEAADVVALSLACEFASFAAYARPDLVSSLALISPTGFGFSRNPGRNDVADFQAVGKRLHKFVTFPLWSQAIFDLLTSKPSIRYYLGQSFVGEPPQNFFDYAYATAHQPGARHAPLYFLSGQLFTADVLTAVYAKVTRPVLLIYDRDPNVSFGRLPELLALNECWQAVQLTPSMGVPHWEMLPETTAVLQQFWAKA; encoded by the coding sequence GTGCTGCTGCCGCCGGCTGTAGACGCGGAGCGCCGCATTTTCAACTCGCCGCGCTCTGGTCGGTTGAGTTATTACGTGGATAAGCAGGGTGCGGGACGGCCGTTGGTCCTCATCCACAGTATCAACGCCGCGCCCAGCGCCTTTGAAGTGAAGCCATTGTTCGATTATTACCGGGGCAAACGGCCCGTTTACGCGCTGGATTTACCCGGCTTTGGCTTTTCGGATCGCAGCGAACGGCCGTACACGGTGGAATTGTATGTAGACGCCATCCTGGACTTTTTACGCAGCGAAGTAGGCGAAGCGGCCGATGTGGTTGCTTTGTCGTTAGCCTGCGAGTTTGCTTCCTTTGCGGCCTATGCGCGACCAGATTTGGTCAGTTCGTTGGCGCTGATTTCGCCCACCGGCTTTGGCTTTTCGCGCAATCCGGGGCGCAACGACGTGGCTGATTTCCAGGCTGTGGGCAAGCGGCTGCACAAGTTTGTGACTTTCCCCTTATGGAGCCAGGCAATTTTTGACCTGTTAACGTCTAAGCCAAGCATCCGTTATTACCTGGGGCAAAGTTTTGTCGGCGAGCCGCCGCAAAACTTTTTCGATTACGCCTATGCCACCGCCCACCAGCCGGGGGCGCGCCATGCGCCGTTGTATTTCCTTTCCGGGCAGTTGTTTACGGCTGATGTACTGACGGCCGTTTACGCCAAGGTCACCCGCCCCGTCTTGCTCATCTACGACCGTGACCCCAACGTGAGTTTTGGTCGTCTGCCGGAACTGCTGGCGCTCAACGAATGCTGGCAGGCGGTGCAGCTTACCCCGTCCATGGGTGTGCCCCATTGGGAGATGCTGCCGGAGACGACGGCCGTGTTGCAGCAGTTTTGGGCCAAAGCCTGA
- a CDS encoding LacI family DNA-binding transcriptional regulator codes for MAAVTIRDVAQKAGVGVGTVSRVLNDSVSVSQETRRKVLAAIAELDYSPNQAARRLSRGKTMVIGALVPYFTNPSVVRRLQGVVSVVTNSDYDLILFDVESVERRDVYLFNVPRRQMVDGLLIISLTPNDKDVARLQQSGLPTVLVDAHHPLLDRVIVNNVAGGYCATRHLLDLGHRRIAYISDFLDDPFNSPVRDRFAGYRQALAEAEVAFRPEYHVQGQHGRYEARDMTNSLLNLPEPPTAIFAYSDTQAIGVVECARERGFRIPQDLSVIGFDNIEAAEYLHITTIRQALFESGVSGCELLLEVMANPSPEPREIVLPIELVERSSTAPPPLQ; via the coding sequence TTGGCAGCGGTAACGATCCGAGATGTGGCGCAAAAGGCTGGGGTCGGCGTGGGCACTGTGTCCCGCGTTCTCAACGACAGCGTGTCCGTCAGCCAGGAGACCAGGCGCAAAGTATTAGCCGCCATTGCTGAACTCGATTACTCCCCCAATCAAGCTGCTCGTCGCCTCTCCCGGGGCAAAACAATGGTCATCGGCGCGTTGGTTCCCTATTTCACCAATCCTTCGGTTGTCCGAAGATTGCAGGGAGTTGTATCGGTTGTTACCAACAGCGACTATGACCTGATTTTGTTTGACGTTGAAAGTGTCGAAAGACGGGACGTTTATCTATTCAATGTACCCCGCCGTCAAATGGTGGATGGTCTGTTGATTATTTCCCTCACTCCCAACGATAAAGACGTGGCCCGATTGCAACAGTCTGGGCTGCCCACAGTGCTGGTGGACGCGCATCATCCGCTGCTGGATCGGGTGATCGTGAATAATGTAGCCGGTGGATACTGCGCGACGCGCCATTTGTTAGATTTAGGCCACCGGCGGATCGCCTATATCAGCGATTTTTTGGATGATCCGTTTAATTCGCCGGTACGCGATAGATTTGCCGGCTACCGGCAGGCGTTGGCGGAAGCCGAGGTGGCTTTTCGGCCGGAGTATCATGTACAGGGGCAGCACGGCCGTTACGAAGCCCGCGACATGACCAACAGCCTGCTCAACTTGCCAGAACCTCCCACCGCCATCTTTGCCTACAGTGACACCCAGGCCATTGGCGTCGTCGAATGCGCCCGCGAACGCGGCTTCAGAATTCCCCAAGATTTGTCTGTTATTGGCTTCGACAACATCGAAGCCGCCGAATATCTGCACATTACCACCATCCGCCAGGCGTTGTTTGAGTCTGGCGTCAGTGGTTGTGAACTTTTGTTGGAAGTTATGGCCAATCCTTCACCGGAGCCACGAGAAATCGTACTCCCCATCGAACTGGTGGAGCGCAGCAGCACTGCGCCTCCTCCGCTCCAATGA
- the treS gene encoding maltose alpha-D-glucosyltransferase, producing the protein MPADKPTDWYQDAVFYELYIRAYRDSSGDGNGDFRGAIEKLDHIQSLGVDCIWVMPMYPSPLLDDGYDVADYLGIHPDYGTLADFKAFLDAAHARGLKVVTDMVMNHTSDQHPWFQAARRDKNSPYRDYYVWSDKGAEYADARIIFLDTEPSNWTYDAVAGQYFWHRFYSSQPDLNYDNPQVHNEMFNALRFWLDMGIDGFRVDAIPYLYEREGTNCENLPETHQFLRKLRHMVDTEYPGTLLIAEANQWPQDLLPYFGTETEPEFQVCFHFPIMPRLYQAVKAGDRTPIVDILNDTPPKPAGTQWMTFLRNHDELTLEMVTPEVRQWMWEQYAPEPRMRLNMGIRRRLLPLLDYDKRKWFLLHALFLSLPGTPIIYYGDEIGMGENIWLPDRHGCRTPMQWDASKNAGFSTADKTYFPVHAEHPHVNVAAQETAPDSYLNLTRYLIRARQNQAALRRGEMEWVETDNSAVLAYRRFMPDQSEGVLCLFNLSDQSQTFTLHRERQDLLANIDTIPTGELILKPYAAHWLI; encoded by the coding sequence ATGCCCGCAGACAAACCAACCGATTGGTATCAAGACGCTGTATTTTACGAACTATACATTCGCGCTTACCGCGACAGCAGCGGCGATGGCAATGGCGATTTTCGCGGGGCCATTGAAAAGCTGGACCACATCCAATCGTTGGGGGTGGACTGCATCTGGGTGATGCCTATGTATCCCTCGCCGCTGCTGGATGATGGCTATGACGTGGCTGATTACCTGGGCATTCATCCCGACTACGGCACGCTGGCTGATTTCAAAGCCTTTCTGGATGCGGCCCATGCTCGCGGCCTGAAAGTGGTGACAGACATGGTCATGAACCACACGTCTGATCAACATCCCTGGTTTCAGGCGGCGCGGCGGGATAAAAATTCTCCTTACCGCGACTATTATGTCTGGAGTGATAAAGGCGCGGAGTATGCCGATGCCCGCATCATTTTTTTGGACACAGAACCCTCTAACTGGACGTATGACGCGGTGGCCGGGCAGTATTTCTGGCACCGGTTTTACAGCAGCCAGCCAGACCTCAATTACGACAACCCGCAGGTTCATAATGAAATGTTCAACGCCCTGCGCTTCTGGCTGGACATGGGCATTGATGGCTTTCGCGTAGACGCCATTCCTTACCTGTACGAACGCGAGGGGACCAACTGCGAAAATCTGCCGGAAACGCACCAATTTTTGCGCAAACTCCGCCACATGGTGGACACAGAATACCCCGGCACGCTGCTTATTGCTGAGGCCAACCAATGGCCGCAAGATTTGCTGCCTTACTTTGGCACAGAGACTGAGCCGGAATTTCAGGTTTGTTTCCATTTCCCGATTATGCCCCGCCTGTATCAGGCGGTGAAGGCTGGCGACAGGACGCCCATCGTAGACATTCTTAACGACACACCGCCTAAACCGGCCGGAACCCAATGGATGACCTTTCTCCGTAATCACGATGAATTGACGTTGGAGATGGTGACGCCGGAAGTGCGCCAGTGGATGTGGGAACAATATGCGCCAGAGCCGCGGATGCGGCTGAATATGGGCATTCGACGGCGGCTGCTGCCGCTGCTGGACTATGACAAACGCAAATGGTTTTTGCTGCACGCGCTGTTTTTGTCGCTGCCGGGCACGCCCATTATCTATTACGGCGATGAGATTGGCATGGGCGAAAATATCTGGCTGCCAGACCGTCATGGCTGCCGCACGCCGATGCAGTGGGACGCCAGTAAAAATGCTGGCTTTTCTACGGCCGACAAAACCTATTTCCCCGTCCACGCCGAACATCCGCACGTAAACGTGGCCGCCCAGGAAACCGCCCCCGATTCCTACCTGAATCTGACGCGCTATCTGATTCGTGCCCGGCAAAACCAGGCAGCGCTGCGGCGGGGGGAGATGGAATGGGTCGAAACAGATAATAGCGCCGTTCTTGCCTATCGCCGCTTTATGCCCGATCAAAGCGAAGGCGTTCTCTGCCTCTTCAACCTCAGCGACCAGTCGCAAACCTTCACCCTGCACCGTGAACGACAAGATTTGCTGGCTAACATTGATACAATACCGACAGGTGAGCTAATCTTGAAGCCCTATGCGGCTCATTGGCTGATTTGA
- a CDS encoding carbohydrate ABC transporter substrate-binding protein codes for MLNKKLWMVIGLVLILALALAACGGGATQTTPEAVATTAPAPVEETAPVEETAPAEPMAVDFAVMPGGALEEALSGAFSGTTVTVDGAFEGNDVDGVKFKESVRAFEEATGITVNYIGSKEFEGSIAIRVGAGDAPDIVDFPQPGLFADFVRQGKIVPVTDFISDEWLAQQYNPGWREFNTVDGVESGVMHRYSGKSLVWYPKVAWDAAGYEIPETWDELITLTEDIAADGDTAWCIGIESGAATGWVATDWTEDMMLRTTSLENYDAWVAGELPFSSPEVQKAIETWSALWFNDDNVFGGRSSIVSTFFGDAPGPMFQDPPQCWLHRQANFITSFFPEGLTYGVDYDFFYLPPVDEAYGRPFLVAGDLVAMFNDRPEVRALMEYFTTPQSVSGWLEGGGAIAAHQTATRELYGSDLDWSVSQLVADATSFRFDGSDLMPGEVGSGSFWEQISSYVAGSIDLDTATAEIDASWPAGVSGVTSVTEGAPTSTGLAVLPGGALEEALNGAFSGTTVTVDGAFEGNDVDGVKFKESVRAFEEATGITVNYIGSKEFEGSIAIRVGAGDAPDIVDFPQPGLFADFVRQGKIVPVTDFISDEWLAQQYNPGWREFNTVDGVESGVMHRYSGKSLVWYPKVAWDAAGYEIPETWDELITLTEDIAADGDTAWCIGIESGAATGWVATDWTEDMMLRTTSLENYDAWVAGELPFSSPEVQKAIETWSALWFNDDNVFGGRSSIVSTFFGDAPGPMFQDPPQCWLHRQANFITSFFPEGLTYGVDYDFFYLPPVDEAYGRPFLVAGDLMAMFNDRPEVRALMEYFTTPESVSGWLEGGGAIAAHQTATRDLYGSDLDWSVSQLVADATSFRFDGSDLMPGEVGAGSFWEQISSYVAGSIDLDTATAEIDASWPR; via the coding sequence ATGTTAAACAAAAAATTATGGATGGTAATCGGTCTGGTGTTGATCCTCGCATTGGCTCTGGCAGCCTGCGGTGGCGGCGCCACCCAAACGACCCCAGAAGCAGTCGCTACGACAGCTCCTGCGCCGGTCGAGGAAACGGCCCCGGTTGAAGAAACCGCCCCGGCCGAACCAATGGCTGTTGACTTTGCCGTCATGCCCGGCGGCGCTTTGGAAGAAGCCTTAAGCGGCGCTTTTTCGGGCACAACTGTCACCGTAGACGGCGCTTTTGAAGGCAACGACGTGGACGGCGTGAAATTCAAGGAATCGGTGCGCGCCTTTGAAGAAGCCACAGGCATAACTGTGAACTACATCGGCAGCAAAGAATTTGAAGGTTCCATCGCCATTCGCGTTGGCGCCGGCGATGCGCCGGACATTGTGGACTTCCCGCAGCCTGGCTTGTTCGCCGATTTTGTCCGCCAGGGCAAGATTGTGCCGGTGACCGACTTCATCAGCGATGAATGGCTGGCGCAGCAGTACAACCCCGGTTGGCGCGAATTCAACACCGTAGATGGCGTTGAATCTGGCGTGATGCACCGCTATTCTGGCAAAAGCCTGGTGTGGTATCCGAAGGTAGCCTGGGACGCCGCCGGTTATGAGATTCCTGAAACCTGGGACGAACTGATTACCCTGACAGAAGACATCGCTGCCGATGGCGACACTGCCTGGTGTATCGGCATCGAATCTGGTGCGGCCACCGGTTGGGTTGCCACCGACTGGACGGAAGACATGATGCTGCGCACCACCTCGTTGGAAAACTACGATGCATGGGTGGCTGGTGAACTGCCGTTCAGTTCCCCAGAAGTGCAGAAGGCGATTGAGACCTGGAGCGCGTTGTGGTTCAACGATGACAATGTCTTTGGCGGCCGTTCCTCCATTGTCTCCACCTTCTTTGGTGATGCGCCGGGACCGATGTTCCAAGACCCGCCGCAGTGCTGGCTGCACCGTCAGGCCAACTTCATCACCAGCTTCTTCCCCGAAGGCTTGACCTACGGCGTAGATTACGACTTCTTCTATCTGCCGCCAGTGGACGAGGCTTACGGACGGCCGTTCCTGGTCGCCGGCGACCTGGTAGCCATGTTCAACGACCGACCCGAAGTGCGGGCGTTGATGGAATACTTCACCACACCGCAATCCGTCAGCGGTTGGTTGGAAGGTGGCGGGGCGATTGCCGCCCACCAGACGGCCACACGCGAATTGTACGGCTCTGACCTAGATTGGAGCGTTTCCCAACTTGTAGCCGACGCCACCAGCTTCCGCTTCGATGGCTCCGACCTCATGCCGGGTGAAGTAGGCTCTGGTTCCTTCTGGGAACAAATCTCCAGCTACGTCGCCGGGTCCATTGACCTGGACACCGCGACAGCGGAAATTGACGCTTCCTGGCCGGCCGGCGTCAGCGGCGTTACATCCGTCACCGAAGGAGCGCCCACGAGCACTGGTTTGGCGGTGCTGCCCGGTGGCGCTTTGGAAGAAGCCTTAAACGGCGCTTTTTCGGGCACAACTGTCACCGTAGACGGCGCTTTTGAAGGCAACGACGTGGACGGCGTGAAATTCAAGGAATCGGTGCGCGCCTTTGAAGAAGCCACAGGCATAACTGTGAACTACATCGGCAGCAAAGAATTTGAAGGTTCCATCGCCATTCGCGTTGGCGCCGGCGATGCGCCGGACATTGTGGACTTCCCGCAGCCTGGCCTGTTCGCCGATTTTGTCCGCCAGGGCAAGATTGTGCCGGTGACCGACTTCATCAGCGATGAATGGCTGGCGCAGCAGTACAACCCCGGTTGGCGCGAATTCAACACCGTAGATGGCGTTGAATCTGGCGTGATGCACCGCTACTCTGGCAAAAGCCTGGTGTGGTATCCGAAGGTAGCCTGGGACGCCGCCGGTTATGAGATTCCTGAAACCTGGGACGAACTGATTACCCTGACAGAAGACATCGCTGCCGATGGCGACACTGCCTGGTGTATCGGCATCGAATCTGGTGCGGCCACCGGTTGGGTTGCCACCGACTGGACGGAAGACATGATGCTGCGCACCACCTCGTTGGAAAACTACGATGCATGGGTGGCTGGTGAACTGCCGTTCAGTTCCCCAGAAGTGCAGAAGGCGATTGAGACCTGGAGCGCGTTGTGGTTCAACGATGACAATGTCTTTGGCGGCCGTTCCTCCATTGTCTCCACCTTCTTTGGTGATGCGCCGGGACCGATGTTCCAAGACCCGCCGCAGTGCTGGCTGCACCGTCAGGCCAACTTCATCACCAGCTTCTTCCCCGAAGGCCTGACCTACGGCGTAGATTACGACTTCTTCTATCTGCCGCCAGTGGACGAGGCTTACGGACGGCCGTTCCTGGTCGCCGGTGATTTGATGGCCATGTTCAACGACCGACCCGAAGTGCGGGCGTTGATGGAATACTTCACCACGCCAGAATCGGTGAGTGGTTGGTTGGAAGGTGGCGGGGCGATTGCCGCCCACCAGACGGCCACACGCGACTTGTACGGCTCTGACCTGGATTGGAGCGTCTCCCAACTTGTAGCCGACGCCACCAGCTTCCGCTTCGATGGCTCCGACCTCATGCCGGGTGAAGTAGGCGCTGGTTCCTTCTGGGAACAAATCTCCAGTTACGTCGCCGGGTCCATTGACCTGGACACCGCGACAGCGGAAATTGACGCTTCCTGGCCGCGCTAG
- a CDS encoding ABC transporter permease subunit, with translation MLMSLPSVTKDAVQSPGARILSFIGRVLLAVSIPLIAFYVLYLGFLFLRDSDAPRGLVVLVAIVWGVGGVALLYWVFNNLVEKLPDDWTARLQPFVFVGPAMAILAWYLAIPTVRTFWISLFSRNGPPEGLNPIQQLTSDAFVGLSNYLAVFTERLMIEAFRNNLMWIIFGSTFSVVFGLVIAVLADRSRFEKLAKSLIFLPMAISFVGASIIWNFIYEYRPINQQQIGLLNSIVVSLGGLPRAWAQWVDISPWNNLFLIVIVIWLQAGYAMVLFSAALKGIPEELMEASRVDGANEFQIFFRIMIPYIQGTIITVWTTVVIFTLKIFDVVWVMTGGQFGTHVIATQFYRQSFTNRNSGFGSAIAIVLLIAVIPVMFYNLKQFREQEAF, from the coding sequence ATGCTTATGAGCCTCCCAAGCGTAACAAAAGACGCAGTTCAGTCGCCAGGAGCAAGAATTCTATCCTTCATTGGTCGTGTGCTGCTGGCTGTCAGTATTCCATTAATCGCTTTTTACGTCCTTTACCTGGGTTTCTTGTTTCTACGGGACAGCGACGCGCCACGAGGTCTTGTGGTTCTGGTAGCCATTGTTTGGGGTGTGGGCGGCGTTGCGCTTCTGTACTGGGTCTTCAACAATCTGGTTGAAAAATTACCAGACGATTGGACGGCCAGGCTCCAACCCTTTGTCTTTGTTGGCCCGGCGATGGCGATTTTGGCCTGGTATCTGGCGATTCCCACTGTGCGCACGTTTTGGATCAGCCTTTTCAGCCGCAATGGTCCACCAGAAGGTCTAAACCCGATACAACAACTGACCAGTGACGCTTTTGTGGGTCTTAGCAACTATTTGGCCGTATTCACCGAGCGGTTGATGATTGAAGCCTTTCGTAACAACCTGATGTGGATCATCTTCGGCAGCACATTCTCGGTTGTGTTTGGTCTTGTCATCGCGGTATTGGCTGACCGCAGCCGTTTTGAAAAATTAGCCAAATCACTCATCTTCCTGCCGATGGCTATCTCTTTTGTTGGGGCCAGCATCATCTGGAATTTCATTTATGAATATCGCCCCATCAATCAACAACAAATCGGTTTGCTTAATTCTATCGTCGTTTCTTTGGGAGGCCTGCCCCGCGCCTGGGCGCAATGGGTAGACATTAGCCCCTGGAACAACCTGTTCCTCATCGTCATCGTCATCTGGCTGCAAGCCGGATATGCGATGGTGTTGTTCTCGGCCGCGCTGAAAGGCATCCCTGAAGAGTTAATGGAAGCCAGTCGGGTAGACGGGGCCAACGAATTCCAAATCTTCTTCCGGATTATGATCCCCTACATTCAGGGAACCATTATCACGGTCTGGACCACTGTGGTCATCTTTACTCTGAAGATATTCGACGTCGTTTGGGTGATGACTGGGGGGCAATTTGGCACGCACGTGATTGCCACCCAGTTCTACAGGCAGTCCTTTACCAACCGCAATTCTGGCTTTGGTTCGGCCATCGCCATTGTGCTGCTAATTGCCGTTATTCCGGTGATGTTTTACAACCTGAAACAGTTCAGGGAACAGGAGGCATTTTAA
- a CDS encoding alpha-amylase family protein → MNSKLLFHDLQQGPLRDLEPLEQDIFRLRLEQQLGDVERPLRQLYAHLPNFDEWLEKFISLAAHAYANRPAELRQLDLKRVHQPDWFQQSGMMGYVAYADRFAGTLRGVADKIPYLKELGITYLHLMPLLKPRPGASDGGYAVMDYRAVRDDLGAMADLSELAAHLRQENISLCIDLVCNHTAKEHEWAQKAAAGDPTYQNYYLMFPDRLLPDQYERTVREIFPEFKSGSFTYYETFDKWVWTTFNEFQWDLNYANPAVFGELLDIMLFLANQGVEVLRLDAVAFMWKRLGTDCENQPEAHAILQAFRALSRIAAPGLLLKAEAIVPPPQLMPYLGLGEATNKECEIAYHNVFMVMLWSSLAEGQVALMTHALQQMPAIPSGASWLAYVRCHDDIGWAVTEENAAAVGLNGYLHRSFLSDFYSGRFPNTFARGATFQFNPRTNDRRISGSCASLAGLEVALEKQDWAELDLAVRRILLLHSLMLAFGGLPLLYMGDEIGLLNDPRYLEDPDLATDNRWLHRPTMDWELAEKRQDWLSVNGRLFQSLRHLIHTRQQTPALHAQAAALPVWTHNIHIFGLLRQSPRGKLLILGNFSRQPQTVPAYRLHDLGFSGALRDQLTAQFVYPATDLLLEPYQSLWLQPEN, encoded by the coding sequence ATGAATAGCAAATTACTCTTCCATGATTTACAACAAGGCCCACTGCGCGACCTGGAACCCTTGGAGCAGGATATTTTTCGCCTGCGGTTAGAGCAGCAGTTAGGGGATGTGGAACGGCCGTTACGCCAACTCTACGCCCATCTCCCCAACTTCGACGAGTGGCTAGAAAAATTCATCAGCCTCGCCGCCCACGCCTACGCCAACCGCCCGGCCGAACTGCGCCAGCTAGACCTGAAGCGTGTGCACCAACCCGATTGGTTCCAGCAGTCCGGCATGATGGGTTACGTCGCTTACGCCGACCGCTTCGCCGGAACCCTGCGCGGCGTCGCCGACAAAATCCCCTACCTCAAAGAACTCGGTATCACCTACCTCCACCTCATGCCCTTGCTCAAACCGCGCCCCGGCGCCAGCGACGGCGGCTACGCCGTGATGGATTACCGCGCCGTGCGCGACGATCTGGGCGCAATGGCCGATTTGTCTGAACTGGCCGCCCACCTGCGCCAGGAAAACATCAGCCTGTGCATAGACCTGGTCTGTAACCACACCGCCAAAGAGCATGAATGGGCGCAAAAAGCGGCCGCCGGCGACCCCACTTACCAAAATTACTACCTCATGTTCCCCGACCGCCTGCTGCCCGATCAATACGAACGCACCGTGCGCGAAATTTTCCCTGAATTTAAATCGGGCAGCTTTACCTATTACGAAACGTTTGACAAATGGGTCTGGACCACCTTCAACGAATTTCAGTGGGACCTCAACTACGCCAATCCGGCTGTCTTTGGCGAACTGCTGGACATTATGCTCTTCCTGGCGAATCAGGGCGTCGAGGTGCTGCGCCTGGACGCGGTGGCCTTTATGTGGAAGCGCCTGGGCACGGACTGCGAAAATCAACCCGAAGCCCATGCCATTTTGCAGGCCTTCCGCGCCCTCAGCCGCATTGCCGCCCCCGGCCTGCTGCTGAAAGCGGAGGCCATCGTGCCGCCGCCGCAGCTTATGCCCTATTTGGGTCTGGGTGAAGCGACCAACAAAGAGTGCGAAATTGCTTACCATAATGTCTTTATGGTCATGTTGTGGAGCAGTCTGGCCGAGGGGCAGGTGGCCCTGATGACCCACGCTTTGCAGCAAATGCCAGCCATCCCCTCCGGCGCGTCCTGGCTGGCTTATGTGCGCTGCCACGACGACATTGGCTGGGCTGTGACCGAAGAAAACGCCGCGGCCGTGGGCCTGAACGGCTACCTGCACCGTTCTTTTTTGAGCGATTTTTACAGCGGCCGTTTTCCCAACACCTTCGCTCGCGGCGCTACCTTCCAATTTAATCCGCGCACCAACGACCGGCGCATCAGCGGCTCGTGCGCTTCGCTGGCCGGCCTGGAAGTGGCCCTGGAAAAGCAAGATTGGGCCGAACTAGACCTGGCAGTACGCCGCATTTTGCTGCTCCACAGCTTGATGTTGGCCTTTGGCGGCCTCCCCTTGCTCTACATGGGTGATGAAATCGGCCTGCTGAACGACCCGCGCTACCTGGAAGACCCCGACCTGGCGACGGACAACCGTTGGCTGCATCGGCCGACCATGGATTGGGAACTGGCGGAAAAACGACAAGATTGGTTGAGCGTGAACGGCCGTCTCTTCCAATCCCTCCGCCATCTTATCCACACGCGCCAACAAACCCCCGCCCTTCACGCCCAGGCCGCTGCCCTGCCCGTCTGGACCCACAACATCCACATCTTTGGTCTCCTGCGCCAAAGCCCACGCGGCAAATTGCTAATTCTAGGTAATTTCAGCCGCCAGCCGCAAACCGTGCCCGCCTACCGCCTGCACGACCTCGGTTTCAGCGGCGCTCTGCGCGACCAGCTAACGGCGCAGTTCGTCTATCCCGCCACCGACTTGCTTCTGGAACCCTACCAATCCCTCTGGCTGCAACCAGAAAACTGA
- a CDS encoding carbohydrate ABC transporter permease, producing the protein MRSAKRQRQLGSLFVNGTLFILVIAWTVPTLGIFVSSFRNRDAISNTPWWNVLPHRTWETVATFSPTELNLDPSGVMDIEGVRGTFEELRNGVQNGDTRVIWIGNRRLGRIEVQKPGWSVDWNFSLDNYRQVLGGQSFEFTRPDGTVSVVPGDNMTRAFLNSLAVAVPSTVIPILIAAFAAYGFAWMNFPGRRVMFITVVALLVVPLQIALLPILRDYTKLQLNGTFLAIWLAHTGFGLALAIYLLYNYISQLPREMLESAFIDGASHFTVFIRLVLPLSVPALASFAIFQFLWVWNDYLVALIFLGGNPEFELVTQRMAAIVGSRGSEWHLLTAGAFVSMILPLIVFFSLQRYFVRGLMAGSVKG; encoded by the coding sequence ATGCGTAGCGCCAAAAGACAGCGACAGTTAGGCAGCCTTTTTGTAAATGGGACGCTCTTCATTCTAGTGATTGCCTGGACCGTTCCAACTCTGGGGATATTTGTCTCCTCCTTTCGTAATCGGGATGCCATTTCTAACACGCCCTGGTGGAATGTGCTGCCGCATCGAACCTGGGAAACTGTAGCCACATTCAGCCCCACTGAACTGAATTTAGATCCCAGCGGCGTGATGGACATTGAGGGTGTGCGCGGCACGTTTGAGGAACTGCGGAATGGTGTGCAAAATGGCGACACACGCGTTATTTGGATTGGCAACCGTCGTTTAGGGCGAATTGAAGTCCAAAAACCTGGCTGGTCGGTGGATTGGAATTTCTCTTTGGACAACTATCGGCAGGTCTTGGGCGGCCAGAGTTTCGAGTTCACCAGGCCTGATGGCACCGTATCGGTCGTCCCTGGTGACAATATGACACGGGCCTTCTTGAATAGTCTGGCTGTTGCCGTTCCTTCGACCGTTATTCCTATTCTGATTGCCGCTTTTGCCGCATACGGCTTTGCCTGGATGAATTTCCCCGGGCGGCGCGTGATGTTCATTACTGTGGTCGCCTTGCTGGTGGTTCCACTCCAGATTGCTTTGCTGCCCATTTTGCGTGATTACACCAAATTGCAGCTCAATGGCACGTTTCTAGCAATTTGGTTGGCGCATACCGGTTTTGGTCTGGCTTTGGCAATTTATTTGCTCTACAACTACATCAGCCAACTGCCACGCGAAATGCTTGAGTCTGCTTTTATTGATGGCGCGTCGCACTTTACGGTATTTATCCGGTTGGTGCTGCCGCTTTCAGTTCCGGCTTTGGCCTCTTTTGCCATCTTCCAATTTCTGTGGGTGTGGAATGACTACCTGGTGGCTTTGATCTTCTTAGGTGGCAACCCAGAGTTTGAGCTGGTGACCCAGCGTATGGCGGCCATCGTCGGTTCGCGGGGTAGTGAATGGCATTTGTTAACGGCCGGAGCGTTTGTGTCTATGATTCTGCCGCTGATTGTGTTCTTCTCGCTGCAACGTTACTTTGTGCGCGGGTTAATGGCCGGTTCTGTGAAAGGGTAA